TGATTAAAATCCTTGCTATCCTTTTAGCAGCATTACCATCTCCATATGGATTTTTTACTTTTACCATTTTGTTATATGCTTTTTTGTCTGTTAGTAATTTTGAAACTTCTTTAAATATTTTTTCTGGATTAATACCAACTAATTTTGCAGAGCCTGCTTTTATCCCTTCAGGACGTTCCGTTGTTGTACGAAGCACTAGTACTGGCTTTCTAAAGGTTGGTGCTTCTTCTTGTACTCCGCCTGAATCAGTTAAAATCAAATAACAATTTTTCATAGCATACACAAATGGTACATAATCAAGTGGTTCAGTTAAAAATGCTCTTTTATGTTTTCTTAAAATAGGACTTATTACGTTTCTAACTTTTGGATTCTTATGAAGAGGTAAAAGCACTGCAATATCAGGAAATTTATTTAAAATCTTTATTAATGTTTTTGTAATTTCCTTGTGTGCTTTACCAAAATTTTCACGGCGGTGCATCGTTACCAAAATCACACGATGTTTTTTAAAATTGATTTTGTCTGTAGAGACGCATGGCCATGCGTCTCTACAGTAATTTTTTATTGTATACAACAATGCATCAATAATCGTATTTCCTGTCTTAAAAACATTATTTTTTATATTTTCTTTTTTTAAATTTAAAACTGCTTTATCTGTAGGTGCAAAATGAATTGTTGCAAGATGAGATACCATTCTTCTTGCCATTTCTTCTGGATATGGATTATAAATATTGTTTGTTCTAAGCCCTGCTTCAACATGTGCAATTGGAATTTTTAAATAAAACGCAGCTAAACTTGCAGCCATAACACTTGTTGTATCTCCTTCTACCATTACTAAATCAGGTTTTATTTTTTCAAAGACTTTATATGTACTCTCAATCACCCTTGCTGTAAGGTTTGGCAAGGATTGATTCTTTTCCATAAGATGTAAATTATAATCTTCTTTAATCCCAAGCCACTTAAGCATTTGATCAGTCATTTCTTTGTGCTGACCAGTGTTTATTAAAATTGGTTTTAATTTTTTAGATTTTTTTAATTCTAGATAAACAGGGGCTAATTTTATTACCTCTGGACGTGTGCCTATAACGATGGCTATCTTCTTCATTGTTAGAAGGGCTTGGCTTGTCAAGCCCCTACACTCCTATGCGTAATTTTTCTTCTAGTGATTTTAACCGTGCTTCAAGATTTTCAAATTTTCTTGGCAATCGTTTCATTTCTTTTTCATTCTTAAAATATTCTTTATATGGTACTGCTGGCATTCCAATATAAATACTATTTGATGGAATATCACCATGAACTGCACTTCTTGCTACAAAAATCACATCACTTCCAATATTTATATTGTCTGCAAAACCAGTCTGCCCGCCAACTATAATCCTGTCGCCAGTCTGGACACTGCCAGCAAAACCAACCTGACCTACAATTAAACAATCTTTTCCGATTTTACAATTGTGAGCAATTTGTACTAGGTTATCTATTTTTGTACCTGCACCAATTATTGTAGATCCAATTGTCCCAGCATCAACACAACTATTTGCTCCAATTTCAACATCATCCTCAATAATTACATTTCCAATTGATGAGATTTTATGTTGTATTTGACGACCTAGATTAAAATTAAAATTACCTTTTTTTGCTTTTTCTAAATTACTTTCTTCTTCTGTAACATAACTATAACCATCAGATCCAATTACAACACCTGGATGTAAAATTACATTATTTCCAATCTGTGAATTGTCTAAGATAGTACAGTTTGGGTAAATTATAGTATTCTCGCCAACTATACAATTTGCTCCAATGTAAACATTTGCACCAATGCATGCAGTTTTAGAAATCTTGGAAGATAAGTCAACAATTGCTTTTTCATGAATACCTGCTTTTGGAAAAGATTTTAGCTTACTAAAAAGATTAAGTAATTTTTTTAAAACTAATCTTGGTCTTTTTACCCATATTTTTGGTAATTTAGTTTCAGAAAATTTTTCTTTTAAATCACAAGAAACTACTAAAGCTTTTGCTTTTAATTCTTGAATATTCTTTAAATACTTTTCTTCAAAAATAAGAAGTAGATCGTCACTGGTAGAACTGTCAGGAGATGTTGCTAAACTGTCTATAACTAGATCTTTTCTACCATCTAATTCACCATCTATAAAAGCTCTAATTTCATCTAATGTTTTTGGAACTACCTTAGGCATGTTAATTTATGTTTTTTTGTAGAGACGTATGGCCATGCGTCTCTACTTTTTTAATTGATTTATGTTTGCTGGATCTCCATTAGCAAGTGGTGCTTTTTTCTTTAATTGAAGAGATACAGAATCAGTAATATCAGTTCCACCAACAAGGACAGCTCTCTTATCAAGAATAACATCAAGCCCTTTTTCTCCTGCAATTTTTTTAATTGCTTGTAAAATATCATTCTCAATCTGAGTTGATAACGTTTCAATCATCTTTTTTGTTTCTTGAGCTTTTAAATCTATTTTTGCTTGAAGTTCTTTTTTCTTAGTTAATTTTTCAGAATCTGATTTTTTCTGTTTTTCAAATTCACTATAAATTTTTTCAGTCTCACTAATGGTATCTTTTAATTCATCTTGAGCATCTGCAATTTTTTTAGTAGCATCTTGTGCACTAGGAAACTCATCAAAAAGCCTTTCCCCATCTACAACACCAATTTTTGAACTGCTTTGAGCTAAACCATAACTAGGCCAAGAAATAAAAGTAATCAGCACTAATAAACTCAATATTCTATTCATTTTTATATCTCCTAAATAAAAGTATCTCTTTAATAATACCTGATAACCTCAGAATCTTTCACCTAATCCAAAATTAAACCTTCCAAATATATTTTTACTATGCCATAAAGTTCTCATAAATGGTATACCATAATCAATTCTAATTGATCCAAGCATTGGAACATTTGCTCTAAGTCCAATACCTGTTGACAATGCAGTATCTAATCTGTTAAACAATCTGTTTATCCTGCTATTACCTCCTACATAACCTAAATCAGTAAAGAAAACAAGTTTTAAATTTTGACCAAGTGGTGTATTTTGAAAACCCGGTATAGTATCTAACAAAGGTGTTCTAATTTCAGCACTTGCAAGTAAGCTCCTTGAACCAATCCCTAAATCTGAAAAAGATCTGTAACCTCTAACTCCATAATAACCACCAGCTTTAAATTGATTGTACATTGGGATATCACCTAACAATCTCGAGGAGCCTTGTAAATTAAATGCAAGTGTTGTTTTTTGTCCTACTGGAATATATCGTCTTAAATCAACTCCAAGCTTTGTAAAACTACCATTTCCAATACCAATTGCTTGACCAAAATTAATTTTATTGTAAGAACCTTTTTTAGGATCTAATAAGTTGTCCCGGCTGTCAAATGCAAGTGTTGGACTAAAACTAAGATATCTTCCATCTTGTAATTGTTCTTCCCTGATTTTTTTTGCAAGCTCACCTGCTTGTGCTTTTTGTACTGATAATTCATGCTCAGAGATTGATTGCCCAGGTTTAAAAATATTTTTCTCAGTAATCCCACCTAAAAGCTTTCCATCATCAACATTTACTAGCTGATCTGTTAAAAAGTCAGTTGCTTGTGAACCATATTCTTTTAAGTCAACACTTTCTCCACTTAAATCAAAACCACCCAGCAAGTTCATACCAAGCGGTCTTGTTAAAGAAACTCCTAAACCAATATTTTTTTCCTGAGCCAAGTCAACCAAGTAACTATTAAATGTATAACCATGAGTAAAAAAGCTAACAGAATTATTTGTACCTAAAAAGTTAGGATCCAAATACCTTGCTTCAACTTGAGCTGTTTTTCTGTCTGCTAAGAATCTTTGATTAATAATTGTGTTAGCTAAAATCCCTGTGCCAAACTGAGTATTAAGAGAAACACTTTTTCCTTCTCCAAAAAGATTATTATTACTAAATCCAAAGTTAGCAAATACCCCATTTAAAGTATTTACCCCGCCACCAAAACCAAATGAAGTATTTCTTTTTTCTTCAACTTCAATACTTAAATCATATTTTCCTGGATTTTCTTTTGATGAAGTAAGTGTTCTGCGTACATCGTTAAATAATCCTGTGCCTTGAAGAGCTCTAAAGTCTTGAACTAATAAAATCTCATTGTAAGTTTCACCCCCTCTTAAGTTAGGAGTAAATCTCTTTATGTATTTTTCTTTTGTTTTTAAATTCCCTTTAATAACAACTTTATCTATGATTCCTTCGTTTAGGTTTATTGTTAAAGTACCGTCTGGATCAAGAGAAATATCACTAACTCTTGCTAAAACAAAACCACGTTCTCTGTATTTTCTTTCAATTAAATCTAATGCTTCTGATATCTTAGTTAAACTTTCTGGTAAACCAATTAAATCCTGAAAAGTTACTAAGAGTTCTTCAGAAGAAATTATTTTATTGCCAACAATTTGTACTCTTGAAATTGGATTATTTTCTTCAATTCTAATTTTTAATAACACACCATCTTTTTCTTGCTCAGGATTTGCTTGAATACTGTCCCTGACAAAATAACCTAATCTGTCAATGGACTCCAGATCATTTAAAACCTTATCTTTGTTAAATTCTGTGCCAACTTTAGAATCAATGGTATCTAATATTTGCTTTTCTGAAATTAATCTATTTCCTTGAATTAAAACCTGCTTTATCAGGGCAGCCTGGTCTAAGTTTGCTTTTTCATTTTTACCACGTTCATCACTTTGTTTTAATTTATTAAATAAAGAACCAATATTTGAAAACCCTGACTGGGCATATGCTGGAATAAATAGCTGAAAAAGAAAGCTATTAATTAATAAACAACTTAGAACTCCAGACAACCATTGATTTTTTTTTGTAATATTCATTAAGACAGGATTTGGTGAATCTTTCTTTTTTATCAAACGCAGTATTTTAGCATATTATTATGACGCAACATGAGCTATTGAGAGCCCAGTTAGTGTTTTAATAACAATATACTTCCAAACCAATATGGATAAACCTTTTAAAATAGGCTTTTATTCCTATATTTTGACTATTGTATATAGGAAATTAAGAAATATTTTGATTTCTCATATTACTAGTCTAGGAAAAAACTATTACTGGCATCTTTTCAAGCTTTAACTTTCCAGGTAAAATATTAAAGCTTTTTACAAGTAAAGCATAAGTAAAAACAATTTAAAGGAGTCAAGCAAAATGTCAAGGCAAAAGTTTGAAAGAACAAAACCTAATGTAAATATTGGAACCATTGGTCATGTAGATCACGGGAAAACAACCTTAACAGCAGCAATTACAATGGCACTAGCTGCTACTGGTCAAGCACAACCAAAAAAATATGATGAGATTGATTCAGCACCAGAAGAAAAAGCAAGAGGAATTACAATTAACACAGCACATGTTGAATATGAAACAAAAGCACGTCACTATGCACACGTAGATTGTCCTGGTCATGCTGACTATATAAAAAACATGATAACTGGTGCAGCACAAATGGATGGAGCAATATTAGTTATCTCAACTGCAGATGGTCCCATGCCACAAACAAGAGAACACATACTGCTTGCTCGTCAAGTAGGAGTACCTCATATTGTTGTGTTTTTAAACAAAATAGAT
This window of the Candidatus Melainabacteria bacterium genome carries:
- the wecB gene encoding UDP-N-acetylglucosamine 2-epimerase (non-hydrolyzing); its protein translation is MKKIAIVIGTRPEVIKLAPVYLELKKSKKLKPILINTGQHKEMTDQMLKWLGIKEDYNLHLMEKNQSLPNLTARVIESTYKVFEKIKPDLVMVEGDTTSVMAASLAAFYLKIPIAHVEAGLRTNNIYNPYPEEMARRMVSHLATIHFAPTDKAVLNLKKENIKNNVFKTGNTIIDALLYTIKNYCRDAWPCVSTDKINFKKHRVILVTMHRRENFGKAHKEITKTLIKILNKFPDIAVLLPLHKNPKVRNVISPILRKHKRAFLTEPLDYVPFVYAMKNCYLILTDSGGVQEEAPTFRKPVLVLRTTTERPEGIKAGSAKLVGINPEKIFKEVSKLLTDKKAYNKMVKVKNPYGDGNAAKRIARILIRLIPI
- the lpxD gene encoding UDP-3-O-(3-hydroxymyristoyl)glucosamine N-acyltransferase, with protein sequence MPKVVPKTLDEIRAFIDGELDGRKDLVIDSLATSPDSSTSDDLLLIFEEKYLKNIQELKAKALVVSCDLKEKFSETKLPKIWVKRPRLVLKKLLNLFSKLKSFPKAGIHEKAIVDLSSKISKTACIGANVYIGANCIVGENTIIYPNCTILDNSQIGNNVILHPGVVIGSDGYSYVTEEESNLEKAKKGNFNFNLGRQIQHKISSIGNVIIEDDVEIGANSCVDAGTIGSTIIGAGTKIDNLVQIAHNCKIGKDCLIVGQVGFAGSVQTGDRIIVGGQTGFADNINIGSDVIFVARSAVHGDIPSNSIYIGMPAVPYKEYFKNEKEMKRLPRKFENLEARLKSLEEKLRIGV
- a CDS encoding OmpH family outer membrane protein, whose amino-acid sequence is MNRILSLLVLITFISWPSYGLAQSSSKIGVVDGERLFDEFPSAQDATKKIADAQDELKDTISETEKIYSEFEKQKKSDSEKLTKKKELQAKIDLKAQETKKMIETLSTQIENDILQAIKKIAGEKGLDVILDKRAVLVGGTDITDSVSLQLKKKAPLANGDPANINQLKK
- a CDS encoding BamA/TamA family outer membrane protein; this translates as MIKKKDSPNPVLMNITKKNQWLSGVLSCLLINSFLFQLFIPAYAQSGFSNIGSLFNKLKQSDERGKNEKANLDQAALIKQVLIQGNRLISEKQILDTIDSKVGTEFNKDKVLNDLESIDRLGYFVRDSIQANPEQEKDGVLLKIRIEENNPISRVQIVGNKIISSEELLVTFQDLIGLPESLTKISEALDLIERKYRERGFVLARVSDISLDPDGTLTINLNEGIIDKVVIKGNLKTKEKYIKRFTPNLRGGETYNEILLVQDFRALQGTGLFNDVRRTLTSSKENPGKYDLSIEVEEKRNTSFGFGGGVNTLNGVFANFGFSNNNLFGEGKSVSLNTQFGTGILANTIINQRFLADRKTAQVEARYLDPNFLGTNNSVSFFTHGYTFNSYLVDLAQEKNIGLGVSLTRPLGMNLLGGFDLSGESVDLKEYGSQATDFLTDQLVNVDDGKLLGGITEKNIFKPGQSISEHELSVQKAQAGELAKKIREEQLQDGRYLSFSPTLAFDSRDNLLDPKKGSYNKINFGQAIGIGNGSFTKLGVDLRRYIPVGQKTTLAFNLQGSSRLLGDIPMYNQFKAGGYYGVRGYRSFSDLGIGSRSLLASAEIRTPLLDTIPGFQNTPLGQNLKLVFFTDLGYVGGNSRINRLFNRLDTALSTGIGLRANVPMLGSIRIDYGIPFMRTLWHSKNIFGRFNFGLGERF